Below is a window of Pocillopora verrucosa isolate sample1 chromosome 6, ASM3666991v2, whole genome shotgun sequence DNA.
TCAAATGGAGAAACTTGGGAAATATTCCTCGAGctgagttattttaaaaattaatttctcctcGTTACTGCAATGTTAAAAATGAACGTGATTTTCCTGCATGATTTAACTTgctaactcccatgagtgaccaagacaggatttctccttacaatgtctacacaatatcaatcagataagtgataagaattaagaaaaagatcaatttcaGAATAATTAGTCGATTctatactaaattctctgaaccattactataagaattgtatggttgacagtaaggagaattacaaatttgatctggaagtgAAAGTGTTAGGATACAAGCATCTGTCATGATATTCTAGCTTTCAATCAGTTGGAATTTTCATTGGGAATTTAAGACAAAGAATTTGGAATATGGAGTCTGGGCTGGAAATTAaatatggggggggggggaggaccAAGAAAGTCAGTTTCACAGCTTATTCTTCATGCAGGCTGTGATTATTGCATATAATATTTGTACAGCTAAACAGCATTCAAACtaatctgaaaaaagaaatacatttgagAACAGTATAATTTACCTACAGTATAATTGCTTGCTGTCTGTGCATGTATTTGTACATGAAGCCATTCACCATACTGAACACAATATTTACTTCAATAACCAACATGTCTGTTGTTAATACATGATACATGATATTAACACTGGAGTCCAATCCTCTAACATGTGACCACATAATCAATATGCATTCAAAAGCCAGATGGAAGATTTTCACCagtttattaacccttaaacccctaagagtgactggcttctaatttctccttacagtatcacccttgaatcaagtGTAAGGGTTGTGAGAATAATAGAAATTATCACCATTtcaagaagctcctgattgtcaaacaaattctccttgtcattaccacaggaaatgtagagagatcagtgtggagaatatgaacactaatgttagggtgtaaagggttaagggttctATTGTTATAATATTACTCCTGCCGCTGTACAgtgaaaatggttttgtttCTGTAGTGTTATCTGTTAATAGAACACAAGCTTTTAAGTATTAAttgcacttttttgtttgtatcACTCATTTGTGTGGCATTCAATATTACCACTTTTCTTTAGGTAATGTTATGTTACTCAGTTATTGATGTATGTGCAGttgtttatgttcttttttGTGGGTGTAAGGAGGTTTGTTTATGTTATTAAGATCATCTCTCTTTTCTAAAATATGAAAGACTCTAATTTCAGTAAAAAATCGTGCTCAATAACTGTCTGTTAGAAGTTTGGGAATCATAGggttaatcataaccattacttaatttcctcaaatgtaaTTGGTGCGTTAGatggtttatttttcaatagTTATTTTTATAGTGTTTTAATCTGACAGTGTAACCAGACAGTTGGCTGTATGgtcaaaccttgattatccagaCTTGTGGAGAATCATGGGCTTTATAGTCCAGATAATCCAGAGTTTGGAGAATGGAAGATATGAGTATAAATGTTGGTAGAAAATGGGACCAGAGCAGCAAGCCCAGATAATGGAAAAACCTGGATAATGGAGGTCAGATAATTAAGGTTTGACTGCATTGATTGGACATGGCTAGCTGTATTTGGACAATTAAAGCACCCAATCATACTAGTTagtaagtccactcagctaaatccaccagtCACAGACGGTTTAAAAAGCACTTTCGGTTGAAAACTTTGCATTTGTTCTTCCAGAAATTGTAATGattatgattaattggtgacaATTAGACTTTGTGTTGTCCTATTTGGTCAGTAATCTTGCATACTCAAGTAAATATCTGAATCTGCATGAAGAGTCACTTGGCCAAAAATTACTAGATATagtagagaaaaataattaatttcaactTCTTTTGCATTAGATACATATACTGTtctaagggttatttttaatctctcctatgccctcttgggtaatgtatatctgaaggttatttttaatctctcttacACCCTCTTATAGGTAGTGTATATCTGAgcgttatttttaatctctcttataccctctaatgggtagtgtatacctggggtttatttttaatcttgtcTCTCCCCTCTTGGGTTGTgtttacctgagggttactttttatcttttctatACCCCCtttggtagtgtatacctgagggttacttttaatctctccttTACCTGGGGTCATATACCTGGGTGTATACCTGAGGGGTTGCTTTAaatctcttctttaccctcttgggtagtgtatacctgagggttatttttaatctctcctataccctcttgggtagtgcatacctgagggttatttttaatctcttctttactctcctgggtagtgtatacctaggggttaattttaatctctcctatgccctcttgggtagtgtatacctgagggttatttttaatctctctcataccctcttgggtagcgtatattttaggaatatttttaatctcttctttactATTCTGAGTAGTTTATActtgagggttatttttaatctctcctatgTCCTCTTGGGTATTGTATTTAACCTGCAGCTTACTCTTCCATACCCTCTTGGTAGTGTGTACTTgtgggttatttttaatctctcttatactctcttgggtagtgtataccaaggggttatttttaatctctcttataccctcttgggtagtgtatatctaagggttacttttaattcctttctataccctcttgggtagtatatACTTGCGGGttatttttatctctcttataccctcttgggtagtgtatacttgtgggttatttttaatctcttttataccctcttgggtagtgtatacctaagggttactTCTAATCTCTgctataccctcttgggtagtatatACTTGCgggttatttttaatccctcttataccctcttgggtagtgtatacctgagggttatttttaatctctcctatatcctcttgggtagtgtatacctaatggttatttttaatctctcttataatctcttggtagtgtatacctgaggcttattttaaatctctcttataccctcttgggttgtgtatacctaagggttatttttaatctctcttatacTCTCTAgagtagtgtatacctgggggttacttttaatctcttctatataCAGATGTTTTAGATGACTTCATGAAGTCATCTTAAACACTTTCACCAAGTTATTACAGTGTTTAATAATGAACATGAAAAAGTTACAAGCttctgaaaacaagtgcataaTTCTCTTGTAACAGGAGTGCACTGAAAGTTGTatcacaagtgcaaattacaaatagcgttTGTAAGCTTTTAAAATTCCATCTGTCTAGACTTTCAGTGATGTTTCTTCATGTACATTCATTTATGAACGAGAAATAAcgtgatttctcttgcaattttctGTAATAAGCactcataaatttttcaaatttttttcttctatcttCCAACAATTTTCTgaatagtgtatggatattatagggagaagttacaagttaatcacttttggggattaaagggttaatcacttgtatgattacagacagaattggactctacttggtcctattaccattatacaTTATGCTCAACCTTGTCTAATAACTAGTGAGTAATAGATGGATTGTACATACACATTGTgatcaaggaaatatttttttcctgacaCACTGCTGGTGAAAGGCCTTTTAATCATGttgaataaattataaaaaaattgcttttgagcAACAAAGGGAAGAATGAAACAGGTCCCTCAACCCTCAATATCTTCTTATTAATCCTCCCTTCACGCCACCatatgttttcttgtaaattagtaggGAGAATATGATGTTACATCACCACACAACTTTTTCAGTGAATATGTGTATCAAGTCTTTTGTTGGATAGTTTGTTAATATTGTAAGTATAAGTTACATATAAATCACATCTTGGAGTTAACTCTTCtgaactctcagaagtgattaacatgtaacttctccctacattatccaaacattatccagaaaacaagtgatgagaatactgaTAGTTGTCAGGTAGAGATTATAATTTTGATCAAACACcgaattctcataactaattcacaaggaaatgtgtagcagccagacgggagaattaaaaatcagatctcaGGGGTTAAGGGTTTGGGGAGATGGGTGCTAGCTGGATTTCTTTACCTTTATAATGTTCTCTTTCAGGTCTTATTGGACAAGAGTGATGGAATATCAAGCAGGAGAGAATCTCTTAAGAAGAATTCTTAGACAGAtgatagcaaaaaaaatttccacttGTGTCATTCTCCTGGCTAACAGAAATTAAGAGGAGAGCATGTGTTAAGAACAGCATGGGCTGTGGTAGTTTCCTTGACAACCACAACAGCTGTTTGTAGCTTACCAGCTCTCTTACCCATTTTCACTGCTAAAGGGCCTGatacagaaattttttaataagaTAGTAAATATTTCTAATATTGTCTGTATTTATACCATGATTATCATCAAGAGACATGGATTTCTATCATCTGTTTGTATAAGATAAAGGGGGTaaggttctaaagaaactgtggtgctgcatcagtgggagagtataccagggtaatttagtattatcaactgagttgataacttaaattggctactgtaaagagtttaaaagttgacatttagagcgttagccctttgttcAAACAATTGGCAAAGGGCTTAATGCTCAACCAAAGAGCTATAGCACTCTGAATGTtatctttaaaactctttatggtggcctgTTTGTATAAATAGTCCACTTTGTTTGTAAGTATGCTATAAGAAAAGAGAACTGTACAGGAACAATTGGAGAGGACTTCAAGTTCCTCTTGTCCCTGCTTATCATTAGTAATCAGCATTCACTGGTTTGAAGGCTTTCAGTGTTTATTCAATCCTTTTTTACCCCACTAATATTGATCCAAGGTTGGAGGGTATGTGGAAACCCCGTCATTATATCTCTCTTGTGTGACAACTAACAAAACAAGTTTCCCTAAAGATTCCACAGCCTGACAAGTGTAGGCAAATTCCACAGATGATCACATACTCCTGCATCTCGCAAGGGAGATGagcaattattttttgcagaCTTTTTGCAGTATCTGTAATTCCTCCCTTTTAATATTTTGACTCTATACAGTGGTGTTTCCCTCTCCTTAtgtttcctctctctttttctttccatttacagcaggttctcttttgcatttttccagACTTTCTTTAATAAGGTACTTCATGTGAAATTCCTGATTTCCCATTGTGTGGGAGTCCCACCAGAACTGCTCGATGGGCCCCTCATGGGACCTTACCAGGATCTTGGCAGGATTCTCATAGAGAATGGAATATCACGTGGAGTATGTTGATTATATCATTACCATCGAGGATCCCACACTTGATCCTTAATGCAGCTGTTAATCTTTCCCTTATGTAATGATCTCTTGtggattttaaatgaaaacagttGGCCAAAATGAACCCtctccaccctaacatcagtatgtattttctccataatattctctatacattttccaagttgctgagaaggagaatttgtttaacaatcaaaaacttCTTAACCTGGTGATCAGTTCCTCCATTCTTGCAGCCCTAATGTTTAATTAAGGTTACAGGGTTAATAAATGCGTGATTAATTTATGATTAAGGTAACAAGGTCAATCTTTGATCAATGCTTGATTAAGGCTGCAGGgttgatgaagaaatgatagAATGATCCAGCACACTGTTAGAAAAATCGAGTTCTTGTGAATGTTGCCGTTTTTCTTTCTATGCAATTGACAAATCTCAAGAAAAAGAGGTGACGAAACCTACTTCTACCCCAGATTTGTTTGTCAAAACAAGTTTTTCATGCTATCTGTGAATCTTGCATGGGTTTGGAAAGTTGTAAACTGGATGATAGATCGACAAACTGgggtaattttcaataaaaccaGAAAAACATCTAAGATCGAATTTCTATTTGCAAAGTCTTTTTTCCAATACGCTAAGTAAGTGAAGTGGCTCTGAACACTGGACATAAGAAATCAAAGTTGTAAGGGAAGCTGCGCATAAACAGTGCGGGCAGTCTGTGCAAGGTGAACTTTGTTACCGTGCATCCCTGGAAACGAAAATAATAACATCATGGCGGACGTGGCTACAGTGTCTTTCAGGAAGTTCTGCGGAAACTATCGAGAAGGCAAGGGCTTTCTGGAAGTGTATAAACCCTCCTCCGGAACAGAAGTCTACATTAGCCGTCAGTGGAATAAACCACCGTCTAAAAACAGCACCTCAAGTTGGAGAAGGTTCGTTAAAACACTGTTTTTAAACATCAGTCTTGGAACTAAACAGCTTACCTCTCGTAAAAGATCGTGTATTACGCTCAACTTCAAATTGGCGGCCCTGCCGCTTTCTAGAAGCATGGAAAGTAAACGCTCGCAATCGAGACGGTGGCATTGACATCTGCCAAGTTAGTATTTGACGGAAGTGCTGAAGGACAAAGCTTAATCGATTAAACAACTTTTGGAACTGTACAAGTAACCTGCATTTCTAATCTTTTCTGATCTTTTAAGAACTTTTTTCATCTGTGCAACGACTTTTTTATAGTTATGAGTTCGAATGGTATTCGTGCTTTTCTTAATCGAGAACTAAATATGTATCGTTATGGCAATTTTTGACGCACATTCACTGGGTTACTTTGAATGCCTTTTGGGATGCTTCTGTTGGTTTTTTGTCGATGTGTTGCTCTATTACACTTTatccacttaaccctttaactcctaagatgtgattgttaattctctcctgttccctgtaaattagttaagagactttggtgttggatcaagatatcttccacctgataagtttgagtattctcatttcctgtttgctggataatgtgtggatgttATAGggggaagttacatgttgatcacttcttgTAAGTGGGTTAAACTTCGATCTAATGCTAggtgatggaaattttaaattgatccCTTTGCAGGAAAGAGATAAGTTGGTATGTATCAGATGCACACAACTTCCcttgaaatggaaaatgatcCAAGTAAGTCAATTTCAGTTAAAACTCGTAACTCTTTTTGTCAATTGAAGGTCTAAATTCTTAGGctttaattatgaaaaaattcaCTTGAACTTTGTAAGTTGACTAAACTTCATCATGTTTTTAGGACTTAAAACACATTTGGAGGATGCctagaaaaggaaagaacaggAATGAGCTGACTATGTGCAAAAAATAGTGAGATGATTTTTGCAATTGTAGTAGTATTTTACAGCTTAGATAGATAGTTTTGTTGACATACACTATGACTTTGACACACAATTTACCTTGAACTGTTAGATGTGTTAGATCTGTGTAGCCTGCTACTTGTTGCACAAAATGACATctaaaaacatcacagaaagtcaagacagacaaaatttgaaagcatgCAAGCTCAATTTATAATTTGCTctcacttgtgttacatgagaatgcattcattttcagccaatgagaagtgcataattttttaaattttaattttaattattataattaaatttagactaattttttcatgtatagtTTTGCATGTACctcaaaacttttatttgtgTTCTGTGTGGTGGCAGAGATGGTGGAATATATATG
It encodes the following:
- the LOC131785003 gene encoding cilia- and flagella-associated protein HOATZ-like, which gives rise to MLRSYDIENCSETSSEKGEMKRRRRTDFVDVAPNETFFNKVLHVKFLISHCVGVPPELLDGPLMGPYQDLGRILIENGISRGCGQSVQGELCYRASLETKIITSWRTWLQCLSGSSAETIEKARAFWKCINPPPEQKSTLAVSGINHRLKTAPQVGEGDGNFKLIPLQERDKLVCIRCTQLPLKWKMIQTSFREEAQQTLAKRKVERLKKEAILHRQPKEHVFNISESSEEDDEAVEAMTEIDKFEDSLKQKEIIKPE